One genomic window of Hymenobacter sp. J193 includes the following:
- a CDS encoding SDR family oxidoreductase, whose translation MTDLTDQVAIVTGASRGIGRAITLLLAMQGVRVVALARQAEELDDVAQSGQILPLAADVTSEADARQAVDAALQHFGRLDMLVCNAGMGSFNLLENIEAADWDQMFDVNVKGTFLLCKAAVPHFKAQKRGHIVGITSDVARRTFEHGTAYGSSKFAQDALLGSLRKEVRPFGVKVSTIYPGLVDTYFNNSRPGSVEAEATHLRPADVAQAVRYVLEAPPHVVVDELMLHPLTQEW comes from the coding sequence ATGACTGATCTGACCGACCAAGTAGCTATTGTGACCGGGGCCAGCCGGGGAATCGGGCGGGCCATTACCTTGCTGCTGGCCATGCAGGGGGTGCGTGTGGTGGCCCTGGCCCGCCAGGCCGAGGAGCTGGACGACGTGGCCCAGTCGGGCCAGATCCTGCCGCTGGCCGCCGACGTAACCAGTGAGGCCGATGCCCGCCAGGCCGTGGATGCCGCGCTGCAGCACTTCGGTCGGCTCGATATGCTGGTGTGCAACGCGGGCATGGGCTCCTTCAATCTGCTCGAAAACATCGAAGCAGCCGACTGGGACCAGATGTTCGACGTGAACGTGAAAGGCACGTTTCTGCTCTGCAAGGCCGCCGTGCCCCACTTCAAGGCCCAGAAGCGCGGCCACATCGTGGGCATCACCTCCGATGTGGCCCGCCGTACCTTTGAGCACGGCACGGCCTACGGGTCCAGCAAATTTGCTCAGGATGCCCTGCTGGGCTCTTTGCGCAAGGAAGTACGGCCCTTTGGTGTCAAAGTCAGCACCATTTACCCGGGGCTGGTCGATACCTACTTCAACAACTCCCGCCCCGGCAGCGTGGAGGCCGAAGCCACCCACCTGCGTCCCGCCGACGTGGCTCAGGCCGTGCGCTACGTGCTGGAAGCCCCGCCCCACGTGGTAGTTGATGAGCTGATGCTGCACCCGCTCACGCAGGAATGGTAG
- a CDS encoding glycoside hydrolase family 65 protein, with the protein MKDYLKVDEWRIIEEGFDPHLNKVSESIFSLGNGRMGQRANFEEQYSGPSLQGSYVAGVYYPDKTRVGWWKNGYPDYFAKVLNAANWIGIGVEIDGTEIDLAKLPVEDFRRELNMREGYLLRTCTVVLEEGRKLRIEAKRFCSIVDDEVGAIRYAITPLGFSGKATLTPYIDFDVKNQDANYDEKFWEEVSRSIEGQGAFVTARTRKTGFDVCAGMTFQLTQAGQAATPRTIPIESEKYTAHIFTVSIQEGEETVLTKFAANISSENHDRAILEDVCRRAVQQARAKGFDQLAEEQAAAWAAKWAESDIIIEGDAAAQQAIRFNIFQLNQTYTGEDPRLNIGPKGFTGEKYGGSTYWDTEAYCLPFYLATADPQVGRNLLLYRYKQLGKAIENAQKLGFTDGAALYPMVTMNGEECHNEWEITFEEVHRNGAIAHAIYDYVRYTGDESYLADYGVDVLVAISRFWAQRVNFSEEKGQYVMLGVTGPNEYENNINNNWYTSTIALWTLNYTLEVLAKIKAENPARYAVLDMELGLDEAREFGTWRAIIGNMFLPEDPKRGIKLQQEGYMDKEQILVKDLPASERPLNQKWSWDRILRSCFIKQADVLQGMFLLEDQFDIDTIRRNFEFYEPRTVHESSLSPCVHAVLAARLGLEEKAYEMYLRTARLDLDDYNNDTEDGCHTTSMAGTWMAVVQGFGGMRVRDGQLHFRPMLPAKWTGFSFRIRFRGAVVKVHAGRDGVQIQSDKPLTVFVNDEAVEVGRNSVTELVS; encoded by the coding sequence ATGAAAGATTACCTGAAAGTTGATGAGTGGCGGATCATCGAAGAAGGCTTCGACCCGCACCTCAACAAAGTATCGGAAAGCATTTTTTCCCTCGGCAACGGCCGTATGGGTCAGCGCGCCAACTTCGAGGAGCAGTATTCCGGGCCCTCCCTGCAGGGCAGCTACGTGGCCGGCGTGTACTACCCCGATAAAACCCGCGTGGGCTGGTGGAAAAACGGCTACCCCGATTACTTTGCCAAGGTGCTGAACGCCGCCAACTGGATTGGCATCGGGGTGGAAATCGACGGGACGGAAATAGACCTGGCCAAGCTGCCGGTGGAAGACTTCCGCCGCGAGTTGAACATGCGCGAGGGTTACCTGCTGCGCACCTGCACTGTGGTGCTGGAAGAAGGCCGCAAGCTGCGCATTGAGGCCAAGCGCTTCTGCAGCATTGTGGACGACGAGGTAGGCGCCATTCGCTACGCTATTACGCCGCTGGGCTTTTCGGGTAAAGCTACGCTCACGCCCTACATCGATTTCGACGTCAAAAACCAGGACGCCAACTACGACGAGAAGTTCTGGGAAGAGGTAAGCCGCAGCATCGAAGGCCAGGGTGCTTTCGTGACGGCCCGCACCCGCAAAACCGGCTTCGACGTGTGCGCCGGCATGACGTTCCAGCTCACCCAGGCTGGCCAGGCTGCTACGCCCCGCACCATTCCCATCGAGAGCGAGAAGTACACGGCCCACATCTTCACCGTCAGCATTCAGGAGGGTGAGGAAACCGTACTGACCAAGTTCGCGGCCAATATTTCCTCCGAAAACCACGACCGCGCCATCCTAGAAGACGTGTGCCGCCGCGCCGTGCAGCAGGCCCGCGCCAAGGGCTTCGACCAGCTGGCTGAGGAACAGGCCGCGGCCTGGGCTGCCAAGTGGGCCGAGAGTGACATCATCATCGAAGGCGACGCAGCCGCTCAGCAGGCTATCCGCTTCAACATCTTCCAACTCAACCAGACCTACACCGGCGAAGACCCGCGCCTGAACATCGGCCCCAAAGGCTTCACGGGCGAGAAATACGGCGGCAGCACCTACTGGGACACCGAGGCGTACTGCCTGCCCTTCTACCTGGCCACCGCCGACCCGCAGGTGGGCCGCAACCTGCTGCTTTACCGCTACAAGCAGCTGGGTAAAGCCATTGAAAACGCGCAGAAGCTGGGCTTTACCGACGGAGCCGCGCTCTACCCGATGGTGACCATGAACGGGGAGGAGTGCCACAACGAGTGGGAAATTACCTTCGAGGAGGTGCACCGCAACGGGGCCATTGCCCACGCCATCTACGACTATGTGCGCTACACCGGCGACGAAAGCTACCTGGCCGACTACGGCGTGGACGTGCTGGTGGCCATTTCGCGGTTCTGGGCGCAGCGGGTGAACTTCTCCGAGGAGAAAGGCCAGTACGTGATGCTGGGCGTGACCGGCCCCAACGAGTACGAAAACAACATCAACAACAACTGGTACACCAGCACCATTGCCCTCTGGACGCTGAACTATACGCTGGAGGTACTGGCCAAAATCAAAGCCGAAAATCCGGCCCGCTATGCCGTGCTGGACATGGAGCTGGGATTGGATGAAGCCCGCGAGTTTGGCACCTGGCGCGCTATTATCGGCAACATGTTCCTGCCCGAAGACCCCAAGCGCGGCATCAAGCTGCAGCAGGAAGGCTACATGGACAAGGAGCAGATTCTGGTGAAGGACCTGCCCGCCTCGGAGCGGCCCCTCAACCAGAAATGGAGCTGGGACCGGATTCTGCGCTCCTGCTTTATCAAGCAGGCCGACGTGCTTCAGGGCATGTTCCTGCTCGAAGACCAGTTCGACATCGACACCATCCGCCGCAACTTCGAGTTCTACGAGCCGCGCACGGTGCACGAGTCGTCGCTTTCGCCGTGCGTGCATGCCGTGCTGGCCGCCCGCCTGGGCCTGGAGGAAAAGGCCTACGAAATGTACCTGCGTACGGCCCGCCTCGACCTCGACGACTACAACAACGACACCGAGGACGGCTGCCATACCACCAGCATGGCTGGCACCTGGATGGCCGTGGTGCAGGGCTTTGGGGGCATGCGCGTGCGCGACGGGCAGCTTCACTTCCGGCCCATGCTGCCGGCCAAGTGGACGGGCTTCAGCTTCCGCATCCGCTTCCGGGGCGCCGTAGTGAAGGTGCACGCGGGCCGCGACGGCGTGCAGATTCAGTCCGACAAGCCACTGACGGTGTTCGTGAACGACGAAGCCGTGGAAGTAGGCCGGAACTCCGTGACGGAGCTGGTGAGTTAG
- a CDS encoding hydrolase yields the protein MPVCSRPACSAWPSPARPFRTPRPRPRQRPPLRRTSAPPASPETFDSGTKTAYTTGSVTLGSGSWTLNDALLGNTTADHKTGTQSVRVRNVGSLSMNFNTPSGAGVVTVQHAVYGTDGSSAWELWASSNSSSSYAKVGSTITSSSTSLSTASFTVNLSGAVRLQIRKISGGTNRINIDNVTIEQYGGGTTPPTGTAKKFLFDGSHGELAGNADWVLDVNSGVASALPTPAQSGITSTTPETYWTGAISAWGVALVKRGHTVEQLPAGGRITYGDASNSQDLSRYNVFVVDEPNVVFTAAEKTAILRYVQNGGGLFMISDHIISDRNNDGWDSPEIWNDLMQNNSVQANPFGFAVNSDNIVENSSNALVSSTNPIMNGALGTVSQLSFHNGATMTLNPTANSTVQGLIWRVGVAKGNSSVMAASSTFGTGRVVIIGDSSPADDGTGSPGNTVYDGWNENVSHARLHLNASLWLAKM from the coding sequence TTGCCCGTTTGCTCACGGCCAGCCTGCTCGGCGTGGCCTTCGCCTGCACGTCCATTCAGGACCCCGCGCCCCAGGCCCCGGCAGCGGCCGCCACTTCGCAGAACGTCAGCGCCGCCGGCTTCCCCCGAAACCTTCGACAGCGGCACCAAAACCGCCTACACCACCGGCTCCGTTACGCTCGGCTCGGGCTCCTGGACGCTGAACGACGCCCTGCTCGGCAACACCACCGCCGACCATAAAACGGGCACGCAGTCGGTGCGGGTGCGCAATGTGGGCTCCCTGAGCATGAACTTCAACACTCCGTCCGGCGCGGGCGTAGTAACGGTGCAGCACGCCGTGTACGGTACCGACGGCAGCTCTGCCTGGGAGCTGTGGGCCTCCAGCAACAGCAGCTCCTCCTACGCCAAAGTGGGCAGCACTATCACCAGCAGCAGCACCAGCCTGAGTACGGCTTCCTTCACGGTGAACCTGAGCGGCGCCGTACGCCTGCAGATTCGCAAAATCTCGGGCGGAACCAACCGCATCAATATTGATAACGTGACTATTGAGCAATACGGCGGGGGTACCACGCCGCCCACCGGCACGGCCAAGAAGTTTCTGTTCGATGGTTCGCACGGGGAGCTGGCCGGCAATGCCGACTGGGTGCTGGACGTGAACAGCGGGGTGGCGTCGGCCCTGCCTACGCCGGCCCAGAGCGGCATTACCAGCACCACCCCCGAAACTTACTGGACGGGCGCTATTTCGGCCTGGGGCGTGGCCCTGGTAAAGCGCGGCCATACGGTGGAGCAGCTGCCCGCCGGGGGCCGCATCACCTACGGCGACGCCAGCAACAGCCAGGATTTGAGCAGGTACAACGTGTTTGTGGTGGATGAGCCGAACGTGGTCTTCACCGCCGCTGAGAAAACGGCCATCCTGCGCTACGTGCAGAACGGGGGCGGCCTGTTCATGATTTCCGACCACATCATCTCCGACCGCAACAACGACGGCTGGGACTCCCCCGAAATCTGGAACGACCTGATGCAGAACAACTCGGTGCAGGCCAACCCTTTTGGCTTCGCGGTAAACTCCGATAACATCGTGGAAAACAGTTCCAACGCCCTGGTGAGCAGCACCAACCCCATTATGAACGGCGCTCTGGGCACCGTGTCGCAACTTTCCTTTCACAACGGTGCTACCATGACGCTGAACCCGACCGCCAACTCCACCGTGCAGGGCCTGATCTGGCGCGTGGGCGTGGCCAAGGGCAACAGCAGCGTAATGGCCGCTTCCAGTACCTTCGGTACCGGCCGCGTAGTCATCATCGGCGACTCTTCCCCGGCCGACGACGGCACCGGCTCGCCCGGCAACACGGTGTACGATGGCTGGAACGAAAACGTAAGCCACGCCCGCCTGCACCTGAATGCCTCCTTGTGGCTGGCTAAGATGTAG
- a CDS encoding alpha-amylase family glycosyl hydrolase, with translation MKKFLPAAGILLALASFQSVSPADPARTVSTVSASDPNTTDEVPQDNKIIIYQMMTRLFGNKVATNKPYGTISENGVGKFNDINSTALQAIKQLGATHVWYTGVLEHATMTDYTKQGIPLDDADVVKGRAGSPYAIKDYYDVNPDLAVNVKNRMLEFDGLVKRTHANGLKVIIDFIPNHVARTYKSDAKPPGVVDLGERDDKSKAFAAGNNFYYLPGQNLTVPKTNNPLGAGKGPQEDGRFSETPAKATGNDVFSAQPSIDDWFETVKLNYGVDYQNHRQLHFEPIPDTWVKMRDILVFWAKKDVDAFRCDMAEMVPVEFWAYVIPEVKKVNPDILFIAEIYNPKAYKTYIEQGRFDYLYDKVGLYDGLRRLMRGEGNTEDISKVWREESRGFSSHMLRFLENHDEQRIASKDFAGDPRAAIPAMTVSATLASGPVMVYFGQEVGEPAHGTEGFSGEDGRTTIFDYWGVPFHQRWMNGGKFDGGKLDGGQQQLREFYSRLLNLAGSSDAIRRGKFYELQDANNLGREYDQQQVYSYLRYTDKQKLLIVVNFSRDKTLHPTIRIPVEAMKAMSLDPNRVYAYADLLNGSPAVNSLSLTLPPLSAFVFEIQPRK, from the coding sequence ATGAAGAAGTTTCTGCCGGCCGCCGGTATTCTACTGGCCTTGGCCTCTTTTCAATCTGTTTCTCCGGCCGATCCGGCCCGTACTGTGTCTACTGTTTCCGCCTCTGACCCCAACACCACCGACGAAGTACCGCAGGACAACAAGATCATCATCTACCAGATGATGACGCGCCTGTTTGGCAACAAGGTGGCCACCAACAAGCCCTACGGCACCATCAGCGAGAATGGCGTGGGCAAGTTCAACGACATCAACAGCACGGCGTTGCAGGCCATCAAGCAGCTGGGCGCCACCCACGTGTGGTACACCGGGGTGCTGGAGCACGCCACCATGACGGACTACACCAAGCAGGGTATTCCGCTGGATGATGCCGACGTGGTGAAAGGCCGCGCCGGCTCGCCCTACGCCATCAAGGACTACTACGACGTGAACCCCGACCTGGCGGTGAACGTGAAAAACCGGATGCTGGAGTTCGACGGGCTGGTGAAGCGTACCCACGCCAACGGCCTGAAGGTCATCATCGACTTCATCCCGAATCACGTGGCCCGCACCTATAAGTCGGATGCTAAGCCCCCGGGCGTGGTGGACCTGGGCGAGCGGGACGACAAAAGCAAGGCGTTTGCGGCCGGCAACAACTTCTACTACCTGCCGGGTCAGAACCTGACGGTGCCGAAAACCAACAACCCGCTGGGGGCCGGCAAGGGCCCGCAGGAAGACGGCAGGTTCTCGGAAACGCCTGCCAAGGCCACCGGCAACGACGTGTTTTCGGCCCAGCCCAGCATCGACGACTGGTTTGAAACGGTGAAGCTCAACTACGGCGTCGACTACCAGAACCACCGCCAGCTGCACTTCGAGCCCATTCCAGATACGTGGGTGAAAATGCGCGACATCCTGGTGTTCTGGGCCAAGAAGGATGTGGACGCCTTCCGCTGCGACATGGCCGAAATGGTGCCAGTGGAGTTCTGGGCCTACGTCATTCCGGAGGTGAAAAAGGTGAACCCCGACATCCTCTTCATTGCCGAGATTTACAACCCCAAAGCCTACAAAACCTACATCGAGCAGGGCCGCTTCGATTACCTCTACGACAAGGTAGGCCTCTACGACGGCCTGCGCCGCCTGATGCGGGGCGAAGGCAACACCGAGGACATCAGCAAGGTATGGCGCGAGGAAAGCCGGGGCTTTAGCTCCCATATGCTGCGCTTTCTCGAAAACCACGACGAACAGCGCATTGCCTCCAAGGACTTTGCCGGCGACCCGCGCGCGGCCATTCCGGCCATGACGGTGTCGGCCACGCTGGCCTCGGGGCCGGTGATGGTGTACTTCGGGCAGGAAGTGGGCGAGCCGGCCCACGGGACCGAGGGTTTCTCCGGCGAAGACGGCCGCACCACCATCTTCGACTATTGGGGCGTGCCCTTCCACCAGCGCTGGATGAACGGCGGCAAGTTCGACGGGGGCAAGCTCGACGGCGGCCAGCAGCAGCTTCGCGAGTTCTACAGCCGCCTGCTCAACCTGGCCGGCTCTTCCGACGCCATCCGGCGCGGCAAGTTCTACGAGCTGCAGGACGCCAACAACCTGGGCCGTGAGTACGACCAGCAGCAGGTGTACAGCTACCTGCGCTACACCGACAAGCAGAAGCTGCTCATCGTGGTAAACTTCTCC
- the pgmB gene encoding beta-phosphoglucomutase translates to MHQPIHACIFDLDGVIVDTAKFHYQAWKTLAHGLGFDFTEHDNERLKGVSRMRSLEIILEIGQQTLPEDEKLTLATRKNEAYLEDVHRMTEADVLPGVRRFLEECRAAGLKTALGSASKNARLILDRVNLLPLFDAIIDGTDVANAKPDPEVFLKGAEALGVAPADCVVFEDAVAGLEAARNGGMRCIGVGDVTILAEADFVIPGFADMTVARLQEFVAGS, encoded by the coding sequence ATGCACCAGCCCATACACGCCTGTATCTTCGACCTCGACGGGGTGATTGTGGATACGGCCAAGTTCCATTACCAGGCCTGGAAAACCCTGGCCCACGGCCTCGGCTTCGATTTCACGGAGCACGACAACGAGCGGCTGAAGGGCGTGAGCCGCATGCGGTCCTTGGAAATTATTCTCGAAATCGGCCAGCAAACGTTGCCGGAAGACGAGAAGCTGACCCTGGCTACGCGCAAAAACGAAGCGTACCTGGAAGACGTGCACCGCATGACCGAGGCCGACGTGCTGCCGGGCGTGCGTCGCTTTCTGGAAGAGTGCCGCGCCGCCGGCCTGAAAACTGCCCTCGGCTCGGCCTCCAAGAATGCCCGCCTCATCCTCGACCGGGTAAACCTGCTACCGCTCTTCGATGCCATCATCGACGGTACCGACGTGGCCAACGCCAAGCCCGACCCCGAAGTGTTCCTGAAAGGCGCCGAAGCCCTGGGCGTAGCGCCCGCCGACTGCGTGGTGTTCGAGGATGCCGTAGCCGGCCTTGAGGCCGCCCGCAATGGAGGCATGCGCTGTATTGGTGTCGGGGATGTAACTATCTTAGCCGAAGCCGATTTCGTGATTCCCGGCTTTGCCGATATGACCGTTGCCCGCCTGCAGGAATTCGTAGCTGGGAGCTAA
- a CDS encoding glycoside hydrolase family 13 protein, whose product MTRFRFTSLALCLGLLAAAPLAAAPGPAPAPQAAPAAKVAPITRIDPTFWWVGMKNPKLQLLVHGPGIAASQVELASYEGVTLDGFQKLESANYLVVNLTISPTAKPGKLKLEFKGAKKTTYAYELRARTTPGDKQKVQGLTQQDFIYFLMPDRFSNGDPKNDFIPGMRAPKVARDSMYARHGGDLKGIENHFDYLKELGATAVWMTPVTENDMPKASYHGYALTDYYNVDRRYGTTEQYKEFVDNAHRNGLKVVHDVVLNHMGSKNYLFLDQPARDWFNQWPGFTRSNYNSSALNDPYGSQRDRDLYNKGWFDTTMPDVNQSNPLVATYLIQNFLWWVEYTGLDAYRIDTYPYSDPKFLMQWGQALNEEFPQLFKFGEAWVGSTAQQAFFARNVFQPVDGFKSNLESVFDFQSQGAIHDALRGDNGNMNRLYEALQGDWMYEDATRNVTFLDNHDMSRFYSVIGEDFARYKMGIAWLLTSRGIPQLYYGTEVLMKNFSNPDGKVREDFPGGWPADKQSYFTAAGRTGQAGEAFNYVSKLAQYRKTHLVLATGKLMQFIPQDGVYTYFRYNDQGEAVMILLNGSKDEKTVDGTRFAERTGGFSSGLEITTGATLSSLSSFKIPARTAWVVELKK is encoded by the coding sequence ATGACGCGTTTTCGATTCACTTCCCTGGCTTTGTGCCTGGGTTTGCTGGCCGCCGCACCCCTGGCGGCAGCTCCCGGCCCGGCTCCGGCCCCGCAGGCAGCCCCGGCGGCCAAAGTAGCTCCCATCACCCGCATCGACCCCACGTTCTGGTGGGTGGGTATGAAGAACCCTAAGCTGCAGCTGCTGGTACACGGTCCCGGCATTGCAGCCAGCCAGGTGGAGCTGGCCAGCTATGAAGGCGTGACTCTCGACGGCTTCCAGAAGCTGGAAAGCGCCAACTACCTGGTCGTCAACCTCACCATCAGCCCCACGGCCAAGCCCGGCAAGCTCAAGCTGGAGTTCAAGGGCGCGAAGAAAACCACCTACGCCTACGAGTTGCGGGCCCGTACCACGCCCGGCGACAAGCAGAAAGTGCAGGGCCTCACGCAGCAGGATTTCATTTACTTCCTGATGCCGGACCGCTTCTCCAATGGCGACCCGAAAAACGACTTCATCCCCGGCATGCGTGCCCCCAAGGTGGCCCGCGACTCAATGTACGCCCGCCACGGCGGCGACCTGAAAGGCATCGAAAACCACTTCGACTACCTTAAAGAACTGGGTGCAACTGCCGTGTGGATGACGCCCGTGACGGAAAACGACATGCCCAAGGCCAGCTACCACGGCTACGCCCTCACCGACTACTACAACGTGGACCGCCGCTACGGCACCACCGAACAGTACAAGGAGTTTGTGGACAATGCCCACCGCAACGGCCTGAAAGTGGTGCACGACGTGGTGCTCAACCACATGGGTTCCAAGAACTATCTGTTCCTCGACCAGCCCGCCCGGGACTGGTTTAACCAGTGGCCCGGCTTCACGCGCAGCAACTACAATTCCTCGGCCCTCAACGACCCCTACGGCTCCCAGCGCGACCGGGACCTGTACAACAAAGGCTGGTTTGATACCACCATGCCCGACGTGAACCAGAGCAACCCGCTGGTGGCCACGTACCTGATTCAGAACTTCCTGTGGTGGGTAGAGTACACCGGACTCGATGCCTACCGCATCGACACCTACCCGTACTCCGACCCCAAATTCCTGATGCAGTGGGGGCAGGCCCTCAACGAGGAATTCCCCCAACTGTTCAAGTTTGGCGAAGCCTGGGTGGGCAGCACGGCCCAGCAGGCCTTCTTTGCCCGCAACGTATTTCAGCCGGTCGATGGATTTAAGTCGAACCTGGAATCGGTGTTTGACTTCCAGTCGCAGGGGGCCATTCACGACGCCCTGCGGGGTGACAATGGCAACATGAACCGGCTTTACGAAGCCCTGCAGGGCGACTGGATGTACGAGGATGCCACCCGCAACGTGACCTTCCTCGATAACCACGACATGAGCCGCTTCTACTCCGTGATAGGGGAGGACTTTGCCCGCTACAAAATGGGCATTGCCTGGCTGCTCACTTCCCGCGGCATTCCGCAGCTCTACTATGGTACCGAGGTGCTGATGAAGAACTTCTCCAACCCCGACGGCAAAGTGCGCGAAGACTTTCCCGGTGGCTGGCCCGCCGACAAGCAAAGCTACTTCACGGCCGCCGGCCGCACCGGCCAGGCCGGCGAGGCCTTCAACTACGTGAGCAAGCTGGCCCAGTACCGCAAAACCCACTTGGTGCTGGCTACCGGCAAGCTCATGCAGTTCATTCCCCAGGATGGCGTGTACACCTACTTTCGCTACAACGACCAGGGCGAGGCCGTGATGATCCTGCTCAACGGCAGCAAGGATGAGAAAACTGTGGATGGCACCCGCTTCGCCGAGCGTACCGGCGGCTTTAGCTCGGGCCTCGAAATCACCACCGGCGCCACCCTTTCCAGCCTCAGCAGCTTCAAAATCCCCGCCCGCACCGCTTGGGTGGTAGAACTGAAAAAGTAG
- the glgP gene encoding alpha-glucan family phosphorylase, which produces MAFTFSFYQPAAEYSTAAAYFSMEFALDQALKTYSGGLGFLAGSHMRSAYELRQNLVGIAILWSDGYYDQTRNEDQTMRVDYRHKSYSFLQDTGLVFPITIHGAQVHVKAMYLAPEVFGTAPMFFLTTDIPENDYISRTITHHLYDPDTAARVAQSMVLGIGGGKLLDLLNHPVDVYHLNEGHGLPLAFYLYEKHGRQLAEVQKRLVFTTHTPELAGNEEHPMKLLEEMTFFGGIAADEVRQLVGVENDQLNYTLAALRMARIANGVSKVHGVVANQMWGTNPGICPIIHITNSQNGTYWRDAQLHQALESNDDAALRRRKLELKKQLFDIVADQTGNIFDPNVLTIVWARRFAGYKRADLILRHFQRFVKLVMNTERPVQIIWAGKPYPKDYSAIGTFNDIIQKTKPFRNCAVLTGYELGLSAALKKGSDIWLNTPRFPREASGTSGMTAAMNGCISLSIADGWIPEFVREGENGFLIPLANIHEPEPVKDDLEATGILDVLEQEILPLYYNQPDRFLEIQKTAMREVEPEFESGRMAREYYEKMYNA; this is translated from the coding sequence ATGGCTTTCACTTTCTCCTTCTACCAGCCTGCGGCCGAATACAGCACCGCCGCGGCTTACTTTTCCATGGAATTCGCGCTTGATCAGGCGCTGAAAACTTATTCAGGCGGCCTGGGCTTCTTGGCGGGCTCCCACATGCGCTCGGCCTACGAGCTGCGCCAGAATCTGGTGGGCATTGCCATTCTGTGGTCGGATGGCTACTACGACCAGACGCGCAACGAAGACCAGACCATGCGCGTGGACTACCGCCACAAGTCCTACTCCTTTCTGCAGGATACCGGGCTGGTGTTTCCCATCACCATTCACGGGGCGCAGGTGCACGTGAAAGCTATGTACCTGGCACCGGAGGTGTTTGGCACGGCGCCCATGTTCTTTCTTACCACTGATATTCCCGAAAACGACTACATCTCCCGCACCATCACCCACCACCTCTACGACCCCGATACGGCCGCCCGCGTGGCGCAGAGCATGGTACTGGGCATCGGGGGCGGCAAGCTGCTCGATTTGCTGAACCACCCGGTAGATGTGTACCACCTCAACGAGGGCCACGGTTTGCCCCTGGCGTTCTACCTCTACGAAAAGCACGGCCGCCAGCTGGCCGAGGTGCAGAAGCGGCTGGTGTTCACCACCCACACCCCCGAGCTGGCCGGCAACGAGGAACACCCCATGAAGCTGCTCGAGGAAATGACATTCTTCGGAGGTATTGCGGCCGATGAGGTGCGCCAGCTGGTGGGCGTGGAAAACGACCAGCTGAACTACACGCTGGCGGCCCTGCGCATGGCGCGCATTGCCAACGGCGTATCGAAGGTGCACGGCGTGGTAGCCAACCAGATGTGGGGCACCAACCCCGGCATCTGCCCCATCATCCACATCACCAACTCCCAGAACGGCACGTACTGGCGCGACGCCCAGCTGCACCAGGCCCTGGAAAGCAACGACGATGCGGCCCTGCGCCGGCGCAAGCTGGAGCTGAAAAAGCAGCTGTTCGACATCGTGGCCGACCAGACCGGCAACATCTTCGACCCCAATGTGCTGACTATCGTGTGGGCCCGGCGCTTTGCCGGCTACAAGCGCGCCGACCTTATTCTGCGTCACTTCCAGCGGTTTGTAAAGCTGGTGATGAATACCGAGCGGCCCGTGCAGATTATCTGGGCCGGCAAGCCTTACCCCAAAGACTACAGCGCCATTGGCACCTTCAATGACATCATTCAGAAAACCAAGCCGTTCAGGAACTGCGCCGTCCTCACGGGCTACGAGCTGGGCTTGTCGGCGGCCCTGAAAAAGGGCTCCGACATCTGGCTGAACACGCCCCGCTTCCCACGCGAAGCCTCCGGCACCAGCGGCATGACAGCGGCCATGAACGGCTGCATAAGCCTGAGCATTGCCGATGGCTGGATTCCGGAGTTTGTGCGCGAGGGCGAAAACGGCTTCCTGATTCCGCTGGCCAACATCCACGAGCCCGAGCCCGTGAAGGACGACTTGGAAGCCACCGGCATCCTGGACGTGCTGGAGCAGGAAATTCTGCCGCTGTACTACAACCAGCCCGACCGTTTCCTGGAAATTCAAAAAACCGCCATGCGCGAAGTAGAGCCCGAGTTTGAGTCGGGCCGCATGGCGCGGGAGTACTACGAGAAGATGTACAACGCGTAG